Genomic segment of Paenalkalicoccus suaedae:
AAGCTCCTCTTTTGAATAAGATAAATAATCATCCATATTCCTAGTCGAATAAGTATCTGTTAATAATCCTTTTGCGACAGGTCCGCGGGCGATTACACCTATGTTTGCTTGTTCAAGTAAGGGAAAGAGCTCCTCAGGTCTACGATCCAACAGGCTGTATTGCATCATATTTGTAGCTACACCTGATTTTTTAGCAAAGCGTTTAATCACGTTAGGCCTGATAGAGCTCATCCCGTATTCTCTAATTAATCCTTCCTTTTTCAATTCCTCAAAAGTATCAATTATTGCTTCGAGATCATCATCTAACGTACCACCGTGAAGCTGATATACATCAATATAATCTAATTGAAGACGCGTAAGAGAAGCTTTTACTGCTTTTTTTAAATAATCGCTCGAAGCGTTCCAGCGCCACTTATCAATACCTTCTCCAAACTCATTCCCACCTTTAGTGGCAATAGTAACGTTATCGCGGTATGGCTTCAAAATTCTTCCGACTGAGCGTTCGTTATCTCCATATTGGTACAAGTCGGCCGTATCAAAGTACGTGATGCCACCTTCAGCTGCTGTTCGTAATAATGCTTCGTTCTGTTTTTCGTCATCTGATAGGGACATACATCCAAATCCTAATTCTGATACGTGTAAGCTTCCAATTGTCTGTTGCTTCATCCTATCGCCTCCTATACATACCAATGTAGAGGAAACGGAGGCTTAGTTGCAAGCAATTTGAGGTAAAGCTAAAGAGAGTTTGATATAGTTGTACCATCAATTCACGTAGGAGGAATGTGACATGTCATCTTTTGAAGAAAAAACACTAGCAAAAGAAACAATTTATAACGGACGTATCATCGATTTAGAAGTACATACGGTTTCTTTACCAAACGGGAAGGAATCAACGCGTGAGCTCGTTTTTCATCCAGGAGCAGTGGCAGTGCTAGCCATTACAGATGACGATAAAATTGTAACGGTGAGACAGTATCGAAAGGCGCTAAAAAAGGAGGTTGTTGAAATTCCGGCAGGCAAATTAGAGCCAAATGAAGATCCGCTTTTATGCGCAAAAAGAGAGTTAGAAGAAGAGACGGGGATTATCGCATCTACATGGTCAAAGCTGCATTCCTTCTATACAAGTCCAGGCTTTGCAGACGAGCTTGTGCATGTTTATTTAGCTGAAGACCTACAGGAGGGCTCTGTTAATCTTGATGAGGATGAGTTTGTATCAAGAGAAGACTACACGCTAGATGAGTCAAAAAGCTTGATAGACTCTCTCGACATTCACGATGCAAAAACGATCTATGCCATTCTTATGTGGGAGCTTCGAAAGCTAAAAGGACAAGCATAGACAAACTAGTATCTGCATAGGCTAACCTATCACGGATAGGGGAGGCGCGTCGTGTGCAGGAGCTTATGCAAGTAAAACTATTGTTGTTATTCTTAAGTGGAATATTATTAGCTGGTATAGTAAGTGGTGCCGTTATCGTAACTAGTTTGTCACAGGACCAAGTTCATTATATTAGTCAACACGTACATAGTTTTTTTACAGAACCGGCGACGGGATCTACGATTGATTTATTCAAAAGCTCTCTGAGCTATTATGCGAAAGTCATTCTTATTATCTGGCTTTGTGGTATTTCCATTTTAGGAGCACCAATTATAATATTAATTATCTTCTTAAAAGGTTTAACATTAGGGTTCTCAATTGGTTTTTTCGTATTAGATCAAGGAGTTCAAGGATTCGCGTTAGCTTTAGCAGCAGTATTTCCTCAAAATGTATTTGTTGTGCCTGTCCTACTAATTTTATCTACTGGGGCCTTATTTTTTACGATAAGAGTCTGCCGCCATTTGCTTAATAAAGGATACTCGACGATTCATGTCTATTTCAGATCGTATTGGATGCTGTTTGCTGGCGCGTGTGTTGTTTGTATCGTAATCTCTATATATGAATCAACGCTCTCTACTTATCTTGTTCAAGCAATTTTCAATCAATTAAGTTAATCATGATGTGTAAAATTCTCATCCTTTTCTAATTGAGAAAATACAGGTAAGTGATTATCAAATAATAATTATTATAAAGTGAGTTTAATTCTCGTTCTCATTTGACATCTATTTTTCACAAGGAGTATAATAGATTCAAACGGACAATCCCTTTCTACATGTAGCCATCTAGGACGGTAGAGAAGAGGGAGGCAGCAGGGGGAGTTTCATGGAGCAACGTATTGATCGTATAAAAAAACAACTTCATTCTAAAAGCTATAAATTAACCCCGCAGCGAGAAGTAACGGTTCGAGTGCTACTAGAGCATGAGGATGACCATTTGAGCGCTGAGGATGTATACATGTTAGTTAAAGAGAAATACCCGGAAATAGGTCTTGCTACAGTATATCGGACGTTAGAGCTTTTGACGGAATTAAAAGTAGTAGATAAAATTAATTTCGGTGACGGTGTATCACGCTATGACCTTCGTCAAGAAGGGGCGGCACACTTCCATCATCATTTAGTCTGCATTGAATGTGGTTCTGTAGATGAGATTCAAGAAGACTTACTCGAAGATGTCGAAAAAATAGTAGAATCTCGATTTAATTTTGAAATAAAGGATCATAGATTAACATTCCACGGAATTTGTTATCGATGCAAAGATAAAAGTGAGTAAACCAGGGCAGCTGCTCTGGTTTTTATTTTTTTGCTCGATAGGAATCATGCGTCTTTTTCTCTTCGATCGTATAATTTTTATTTCTGTAGGCATACGATAGAGAAGAGGTGATAGATCATGGTGAACAGATTTTTATTAGTAATTGAAACTTTTTTCGTGTTTTTCATCTTCTTAGGGTGCACGCTTGTTTTCTATTATGGTATTCTATGGGTAAATGCTGAGTTTATAAAAGAAGATCCTTACATGGAGCCGAGCGGAAGAGCTGTAAAGGTGATTTCGATTGTGGATTGAGAGAGCGAGGGAACGTCTGTTGGAATCTGAAATGAAAGCGTTTATTCAATTTTTAACGGTAGAAAAAGGGTTGGCGCTAAACTCTACGAAAGCGTACGAAAGAGATCTCACTGTTTATAAGCAATATTTAATGGAGGTTGAGCAACTTTCTGCTTGGGAGGAAGTAAGAAAGCTACATATTTTGCAATTTCTAAAGCATTTACACGAGCTAGGAAGAGCAACCACAACAGTTTCCCGAATGCTATCATCGATAAAATCGTTTCACCTCTTTTTAATTAGAGAACGATTCGCGTCTGTTGATCCTACTTTACATGTCGATCGGCCAAAGCAACAGCAACGCTTACCTAAAGTATTATCGGCGAAAGAGGTAGAAGCGCTTTTAGACGTTTCTTCGTCAAATGAGCCATTGGACAAGCGTAATAGAGCTATGATGGAGCTACTTTATGCTACAGGAATGCGTGTTACGGAGCTAACGACGTTAAAGATGAACGATCTTCACTTAGCAATGGGGTTTGTCAGGTGTATTGGGAAGGGTAATAAAGAACGAATCATTCCGTTAGGTAAGCCTGCAAAAGAGGCAGTAGAGGCTTATTTAATTGATGCGCGACCAGCACTATTAAAACGCACGTCAAGTGATTTTGTTTTTGTTAATCACCATGGTAGAGAACTTTCGAGACAAGGGTTTTGGAAGATTGTAAAAAAGCTCGCTAAGAGTGCAAGGATTGAGAAGGAGTTAACGCCACACACACTCAGGCATTCCTTTGCAACACATCTTTTAGAGAATGGCGCAGACTTAAGAGCCGTGCAGGAGATGCTGGGTCATGCAGACATTTCTACGACACAAATTTATACACATGTTACGAAAGTTAGAATGAAAGAGGTTTACAGCAACTATCATCCTAGAGCATAATAGATAAAGAATAAGATGTCTGACCTCAGACATCAATGCCCTTTATGAGGAGGAACTATGATGACACAAACAAATTTTGATCGAATCTTTTTAGTTGTAATGGATTCGGTAGGTATCGGTGAGGCGCCAGACGCTGCTGATTTTGATGATATTGGATCAGATACGCTTGGTCACATCGCCCAAAAAATGAACGGTCTACCTTTACCGAATATGGAGAAGCTTGGACTGACTAAGGTAAAACAGTATGAGGGTGGCACTGTTCACGATAAAGCACTTGCCTATTATGGCAAAATGGAGGAAGCGTCAGTAGGAAAAGATACGATGACAGGTCATTGGGAGATCATGGGCTTGCGTATTGATCAACCATTCCGCACATTCCCTGAAGGTTTTCCTAAAGAATTGATTGATGAGATCGAAGCGAGAACAGGTCGTAAAGTAGTTGGAAATAAGCCAGCTTCAGGTACAGAAATATTAGATGAACTTGGAGAGCATCACGTTCAAACAGGAGATCTTATTGTCTATACATCGGCAGACTCCGTGTTACAAATTGCTGCACATGAAGACATCGTGCCAGCAAAAGAATTATGGGAGATTTGTGAGATGGCTCGCGAATTAACGCTTGATGAGAAGTATATGGTTGGTCGTGTTATTGCTCGTCCGTTCATCGGGGAGAAAGGCAATTGGATCCGCACATCTAACCGCCATGACTACGCACTAAAACCATTCGGTCGTACCGTTATGAACGAACTTAAAGATGCTAACTTAGATTCTATCTCTATTGGTAAAATTGCTGATATTTTTGATGGGGAAGGTGTTACACAATCCCTTCGAACGGTGTCAAATATGGATGGGATGGACAAGCTTGAAGAGACTATTGCTATGGACTTTAAAGGCCTAAGCTTCTTAAATCTTGTGGATTTCGATGCGCTTTTTGGTCACAGACGTGATCCAATAGGGTATGGTAATGCTTTACTAGAATATGATGCAAGACTTACAAAGGTGCTAGAAGATTTAAAAGAAAACGACCTATTAATTATTACAGCTGATCATGGGAATGATCCGATCCATCACGGGACTGATCATACACGTGAATATGTACCATTACTTGCATACAGCAAGCGATTTAAAGAAGGTGCATCGCTTGGTACACGTAAAACATTTGCTGATATTGGAGCTACTGTAGCAGATAATTTTGACGTGAAGATGCCTGAGCACGGGACAAGCTTTTTAAACGAATTAAAATAAGGGGATGACAATCAATGAGCTTACACGAAAAGATGGAACAAGCAAAATCATTTATCGAAGAAAAATTAGCAGGCAAAAAGCCTACTATCGGACTTATTTTAGGATCTGGACTAGGTGTACTTGGAGATGAGATTGAGGACGCGACAGCTATTCCTTACAGCGACATTCCGGGATTCCCAACATCTACGGTTGCAGGTCACAAAGGCCAATTAGTGATCGGTTCACTAGAAGGAAAGACAGTTGTAGCTATGCAGGGACGCTTTCACTTTTATGAAGGATACCCAATGGAGCTTGTGACACTACCAGTTCGCGTTATGAAGGCAATTGGTGTAGAGAAGCTGATCGTAACAAACGCAGCTGGAGGAATTAACGAATCATTTAAAGCAGGAGATTTAATGCTTATTCGTGATCATATCAATCAGTTTGGAACGAACCCACTTATTGGACCAAACGACGACGCGCTAGGCGTTCGTTTCCCTGACATGTCTCAAGCATACAGCAAGGAACTATTTTCATTAGCTAAAGACGTAGCGACAGAAAATGGCGTTCACGTCCAAGAGGGTGTTTATGTTGGAACAACTGGTCCAAGCTATGAGACACCAGCAGAAGTTCGTATGCTACGTGTATTAGGTGGAGACGCAGTTGGAATGTCTACTGTACCTGAAGTAGTTATTGCACGTCATAGCGACATCGACGTACTTGGAATCTCTTGTATTTCAAACATGGCTGCAGGTATTCTAGATCAGCCACTGACGCATGATGAAGTAATGGAGACAACGGAGCAAGTAAAAGCAGACTTCTTAAAGCTTGTTAAAGCAATTGTTCACAGAATGTAGGGCATTACAATGACAAATAGACATGAAGCAGCTCAATTTATACGAGATAAAAGTGAATTATCGCCTACGGTCGGCCTTATTTTAGGGTCTGGCCTTGGCGAGCTTGCAGATGAAATCACAAATGCCACTTATATAGACTACACGGATATTCCTCATTTTCCGACTTCGACGGTTGCTGGTCACAAAGGACAGCTCGTCATCGGTGAGCTCGAGGGAGTTACGGTCATCGCTATGCAGGGACGCTTTCATTATTATGAAGGTTATTCTATGCAGGAAGTGACGTTCCCGGTTCGAGTGATGAAAGAGCTCGGATGCGAGAGTGTCATCGTGACAAATGCTTGCGGTAGTATGAATAAAAACTTCCAGCCTGGAGAGCTCATGCTGATTACAGACCACATTAATTTTACGGGTGCAAACCCATTAATCGGTCCGAATGACGCTGAGTTAGGCGCGCGCTTTCCTGATATGACAACCGCTTATACAAGGTCTTTGCAGAACGACACAAAAAAGCTTGCAACGCAAAATGACATTACACTACATGAAGGCGTTTACCTCGCTGTAAGTGGTCCAACTTATATGGCTGGTGCGGAACTTACGATGCTTCGTACCTTTGGTGCGGACGTAGTAGGCATGTCTACAGTGCCTGAAACAATTGTAGCAAGACATATGGGAATGAAGGTTCTCGGTATTTCTTGTATTACGGATATGGCAATCGGGGAAGAGATGGAAGGCATTACACATGAGGAAGTAATGGAAGTGGCGGCGAAAGCGAAGCCAGCCTTTAAAAAGTTAATTAAACTAGTGCTTAAAAAAGCAGACGCTCTTTTAGCGTAGGAGGTAAAAGCAATGAGAATGGTCGATTTGATCGAAAAAAAGCGTAATGGATTGGCTCATACGAAAGAAGAAATCGATTTTATAATTAACGGATATTCGACAGGTACGATCCCTGATTATCAAGTGAGTGCTTGGGCAATGGCGATCTATTTCCAAGGTATGACGCAAGACGAGAGAGCGAACTTAACAGAGGCGATGGTGCACTCTGGAGATACAATTGATTTATCTGCTATTGAAGGCATTAAAGTAGATAAGCACTCGACAGGTGGTGTTGGCGACACGACAACACTAATTTTAGCTCCCTTAGTCGCAGCAATTGGCGTTCCAGTTGCGAAAATGAGCGGACGTGGACTTGGTCACACTGGTGGTACGATCGATAAGCTTGAGGCAATTCCAGGCTTCTCCGTTGAAATTACGAATGACACGTTTATCGACCTCGTTAACCGCAACAAAGCAGCAGTTATTGGGCAAACACAAAACTTAACACCTGCTGACAAAAAGCTTTACGGCTTACGCGATGTAACTGCTACAGTAAATTCTATTCCGTTAATTGCAAGCTCGATCATGAGTAAAAAGCTTGCTGCCGGAGCAGATGCGATCGTACTAGATGTAAAAACTGGCGCTGGTGCATTTATGAAGGAATTAGATGATTCCAAAGAGCTTGCACGAGCGATGGTTGACATCGGTAATAACCTTGGCCGTCGTACGTCTGCCATTATTTCTGACATGAGTCAGCCACTAGGGCGCATGATCGGAAATGCGCTAGAAGTGAAAGAAGCGATTGATACCTTAAATGGCAGAGGTCCTGAAGACTTAACAGAGCTATGTCTGCAGTTAGGTAGTCATATGGCTGTTCTTGCAGAAAAAGCGGCAACGCTTGATGAAGGTCGTAAGCTTCTTGAAGAAGCAATTCAGTCAGGAAAGGCGCTAGAGCAGTTTAAAGTATTTATCGAAGCTCAAAATGGAGATGCCTCTGTTGTTGATCATCCAGAAACGCTGCCAACAGCTTCTAATAAAATTGATGTAAAGGCTACAAAATCAGGATACGTAGCATCGATCGTAGCAGACCAAATTGGAACAGCTGCGATGCTCTTAGGTGCTGGTAGACAAACGACGGATTCCGTCATCGATTTAGCTGTAGGTATTGAGCTAACGAAGAAAATTGGAGACTACGTTGAGGCTGGAGAACCTATTGCAATTCTGCATGCAAATGAAGCAGGGGTAGAAGAAGCAACAAAGAAAATACTCGATTCGTACGAGATTACAGATGAAAAAGTAAAAGAGCCAACGCTCATTTACGACATCATTCAATAAGATACTGGCAAAGAGTCTGAACAAATTGTTCAGGCTCTTTTTTATGTTTTTTTGTTGTATAAAAAAGACACCTTCAGGAAAAAATAGGAGCAAAGAAGAGGAGGCCCGCAACTATGAAAAAATGGATCTTGATTATGCTCGTTATAAGTACGTTATTCCCGACATCTGCGTTTGCAGAAGAGGTGATGCAAGAGTCTAGAATCATGCTTGAAGCAAGGACAGGAACAGTTTTGATGGAACAAGCAGCGGATGTTCAAAGACAGCCTGCTAGTATGACAAAGATGATGACTATGCTTTTGATCATAGAAGCAATTGAGAATCATTCGCTTGATTGGGAGGATAGTGTCACGATCAGTGAGAATGCAGCATCGATGGGCGGTTCGCAAATTTTCCTAGAGGCCGGAGAGCAGATGACTGTAAAAGATTTAATGAAGGGAATTGCTATCGCCTCAGGGAATGATGCTACTGTTGCGATGGCGGAAAAATTAGCAGGTAGCGAGGAAGCATTTGTCACAATGATGAACGAACGAGCAAAGGAGTTGGGAGCTGTAAGTACGGTTTTCAAAAATACCAATGGTCTACCTGAAGAGGGGCATGTGAGTACAGCAAGAGATATGGCGATTATTGGTCAGGAGCTTGTAAAGCACGAAGAAATACTAGATTTCACTAGTACGTATGAAGACTATTTACGGACTGAAACGGATAAGCCTTTTTGGTTAGTCAATACGAATAAGCTAATTCGCACCTACCCAGGTGTTGACGGCTTAAAAACTGGTTTTACAAGAGAGGCGAAGTATGGAATTACTGTTTCAGCGCTTCGAGACAATATGCGGCTGATTACAGTTGTGATGGGTGCGGAGAGTGCTAAAGAGAGGAATAAGCAGATTGCCTCCATGCTTGATACGGGGTTTGACACTTATACAGTAGAACCATATTTAGAAGCAGCTGAACACGTATCAGATATGTATATTTCAAGAGGAGCAAAACAGGTTATTGCTGCAACGGCACAAGATTCACTCGCTGAAGTTCGTAAAAAGAGTGAGGAGTTTGAGGAAGCTACTGCTGTGGTGGAATTAGATCAAGTGAGTGCTCCTATTGCGAAAGGGCAAACAATTGGCTTGATGCAATTAAAGAGAGGGGAGGAAGTAATTGCGTCTACTCCGTTAATTAGTAATGAGGAAGTCGAGGAAGCGTCCTTTTGGCAGTTCTTCACCCGGTCCTTCTCGATGCTAACAAAAGGGAATGTCGAAACATCCAAGCAGACTACTAGTTTTGACGAATAGCCACTAGTTTTAACGAAGAGGTAGGAGAATAAAAAGAAAGAGAGAAAGCTACTTGTACCGGTTATGATAGCCGACTTCAAGGGAGGGGAACAACATGTCACTTTATATTGACGTAGAAAAAAAGGAAGCGGTCCTGTGTGTAAGACTTGTAGGAGAAGTTGACCATCATTCAGCTAAACGCTTGCAGCAGCAGGTCGACTTAGCAATAGAGACAAGTAATATTCACCACGTGTTATTAAACGTAGAGAAGGTTACATTCATGGATAGCTCTGGATTAGGTGTTGTGTTAGGTAGATATAAACTTTTAGCTAAAAGAGGTGGAAAGCTTGCTGTTTGCTGCGTTTCTCCTCAAGTACAACGATTATTTGAGCTGTCGGGCCTTTTTAAAATCATTGCTGTACACAGCAATGAACGAGAGGCACTAATGGAGCTGGGGGTGGCGTCATGAACCGTATGTCTATATCGTTTAGTGCCAAAAGTGAGAATGAGAGCTTTGCACGTGTTGCAGTAGCTGCATTTGTCAGTCAGCTTGATCCATCTATGAATGAATTAACGGAGATTAAAACGGTTGTGAGTGAAGCGGTAACTAATGCGATCATCCATGGCTACGAGGAAAATGCAGAGTCAATCGTCTATGTATCCTGTGAAATCGATGAAGGGAACATCTCGATTACTGTAGAAGACGAGGGTGTTGGGATTGCAAATATAGAAGAGGCAAGGCAGCCTCTATACACATCAAAGCCTGAGCTTGAGAGAAGTGGTATGGGACTCACAATCATGGAGAACTTCATGGATCACGTGGAGATTTCATCTGTCGTTGGCGAAGGCACGAGGCTTATGGTGATGAAAAAGTTATCCAAAGCCTCTGCCTTCTGCCAGTAGGAGTCTATTATGGCTACTCACTTAGAGGATAAAGAGGTAAAGGAGCTTTTAGTCAAAGCGCAAAGTGGAGACGTACCTGCACGTCACAAAATTGTGAAGCACAATACTCGGCTCGTGTGGTCTGTTGTACAACGATTTTCGAATAGAGGTTATGAGCAGGAAGATTTATTCCAAATAGGCTGCATAGGGCTTATGAAATCCATTGATAAATTTGATTTGAGCTATGACGTGAAGTTCTCGACGTATGCCGTACCGATGATCATTGGAGAGATTCAACGATTTTTACGGGATGATGGTGCGGTAAAGGTTAGTAGATCAATCAAGGAGCTTAGTAACCAAGTTAGGAAAACGTCAGAGCAGCTCATGAAGGAGCTAGGAAGAGTGCCGACAGTTAAGGAGATCGCCTCTTTTTTAGAGCTGTCACCTGAAGAAGTCGTCTTTGCACAAGATGCTAGCAGACAACTTGCATCGATTCATGAGACTATTTACGAAAATGACGGAGAACCAATCACCATTTTAGATCAAATGGCTGATGAACCAGACAGGTATTGGTTTGACAAACTGGCACTTCGCGAGGAAATGAAGCATTTAGATGAACGTTCTCGCATAATTATCATGCTTCGTTACTATAAGGATCAAACGCAGTCTCAAGTTGCGGCAAGGTTAGGCATTTCCCAAGTCCAAGTCTCAAGGCTTGAGAAGAAAATTTTAGAGACGCTGAAAGAAAAGTTAGAGCAGACAAGTTAAAAAGGAAGCACCTCTTTTTCTTCTAAAGGGGTGCTTTTTGTCTTAAGAAAACAGCCTTACATAATTACTAAAACCTAAACACATACTAACCCTCAACAGAAGGTCCTTGAGAGGGGGAGAAGCAGATGCTTTCAACCGATTTAAAAGTGAATGAGGAAATTTTACAAGACCGATTAGGAATAGATAAGAGTTTTGATGTTGATAAACGCTCCCTGTTTATTCATGATGTCGGAATCAAGCTATATTTTGTGACGGGACTTTGCGATATTTCCCACCTAATTGATATTTTAGATAAGCTCATGTTCGTTGACAGTATGGAGAGGAAAAAGCGTGACACGAAAGAGATGATGCTCAACAGACTGACTCATATGCAGGTAGAGCTCACGGATGAGTACGATACGATTATAAAGCAAGTGTTATCTGGACTCGTTGTCATTTTAATTGATGGAGAGTCTGAAGCGTTAATCATTGATGCGAGGAGATACCCTGGGCGCGGACCTGAAGAACCTGACACGGAAAGAGTTGTAAGAGGAAGTCGAGATGGTTTTACTGAAAATATTATTGAGAATACCGCGCTCACGAGACGCCGGATTCGTGACGAAAACTTACGGAATGTTATGGTTCAGGTCGGAAGGCGTTCTAAAACAGATATTTGTGTGGCGTATATTGAAGGTGTAGCCGATCAAAACTCGGTTGATATTGTATTTAAAGAGCTTGAGCAGATCGATATCGACGGCCTCACTATGGCCGACAAAGTGGTAGAGGAATACATCGTCAAGCAAGGAATGAATCCCTTCCCTATGGTGCGCTATACGGAGCGTCCTGACGTATGTGCAACCCATCTACTCGAGGGTCACGTCGTCTGTTATGTGGACTCTTCTCCAAGTGTCATGATTTTTCCAACAACCTTTTTTCATCACGTGCAGCACGCGGAAGAATATCGCCAAGCGCCAGCTATTGGGACATTCTTAAGATGGGTTCGATTCTCTGGGATGCTATTCTCCCTTCTTGTTTTACCACTATGGCTATTGTTTGTGCTCGAACCTACACTATTACCTGATCACCTATCTTTTATCGGACCAAATGAGATGTCAAATGTTCCGATATTTTGGCAAATACTATTTGCGGAGCTTGGAATTGAGCTCTTGAGAATGGCTGCCATTCACACCCCATCACCTCTTGCGACTGCATTGGGTTTAGTTGCGGCACTCCTAATTGGAGAGGTTGCGATTAGCGTCGGATTATTTGTGCCAGAGGTCATCCTTTATGTAGCAATCTCCGCCGTCGGTATGTTTGCTACTCCAAGCTATGAGCTTGCCTTTGCGATGAAAATCATGAGAATACTTTTAATCACAGCTGTTGCTATTGCTGGTCTCCCTGGATTTGTCATTGGCTTAACTGTCATGATGTTATTTATTTCCACAAGGAAAGCGCTCGAGACACCTTATTTTTGGCCGTTTATTCCCTTTTATCCAATTGCGTGCCTTGATATTTTCTTCCGAAAGCCAGTGCCATTGAAACTATTACGTCCTAGTATTGTCCATCCGCCAGACAGGATAAAACAACGAACTTCCTCGTAACGGTTGCGAATCTTTTAGCCCTATGCTATCTTGAATAAAATGAATTGAATAGAAGGATAGAGGCGCGGTGTAAAAAAGTACAGCATGATAGTCTGAGGAGGCGATGATCATGTTAGAAAGGTTACATTGCCGAAGGGGCGTGAAGTACCTCATTTCACCTCCCTGGGGTCTGGTTTAAGAAGCCAGACACTGTCACTATAGCAGTGGAGCACTATCTTTCCGAATACGTTTAGGTACGGGTCGGGAATGAGTGTGTGTGACGCCCTCATTCCCTTTTTTATATTCAAATAGAGTAGGAGCGGAGATAAATGACATACAGAGGGACGACGAAAGTAAATGAGCGTGGGTTTATAGAAATTGGTGGAGTCTCAACGGAGACGCTTAAGGAAGCGTACGGAACCCCTTTATTTGTGTATGATGTAAAAGACATTCGAGATCGGGCTAATGAGTTTCACGATGCTTTTAAAAATCAATCTGTGTCTTATCAAATTGCTTACGCATCCAAAGCATTCAGCTGCATTGCGATGATTGAGCTTGCAAACGAATTAGAACTGAGCTTAGATGTTTGCTCTGGCGGTGAGCTTTATACAGCGCTTGAAGCAGGCTTTCCAGTTGAACGCATTCACTTCCACGGAAATAATAAAACACCAGACGAGCTTGAGATGGCCGTCACACATAAAATCGGCTGTATTGTCGTAGACAATTTTACAGAGCTATCATGGTTGATGGCTTTGACGGAGTCAAGTAAGCAACAAATGGATGTGCTCATTCGCATCACACCTGGTGTAGAGGCACACACGCATGAATATATTTCAACTGGTCAAGAGGATTCTAAATTCGGATTTGATTTAAATAGCGCGCAGGCAGACAAGGCAATCGATATGATTACTTCTCATGAATTCCTAACGCTTCAAGGCGTTCA
This window contains:
- a CDS encoding pyrimidine-nucleoside phosphorylase; translated protein: MRMVDLIEKKRNGLAHTKEEIDFIINGYSTGTIPDYQVSAWAMAIYFQGMTQDERANLTEAMVHSGDTIDLSAIEGIKVDKHSTGGVGDTTTLILAPLVAAIGVPVAKMSGRGLGHTGGTIDKLEAIPGFSVEITNDTFIDLVNRNKAAVIGQTQNLTPADKKLYGLRDVTATVNSIPLIASSIMSKKLAAGADAIVLDVKTGAGAFMKELDDSKELARAMVDIGNNLGRRTSAIISDMSQPLGRMIGNALEVKEAIDTLNGRGPEDLTELCLQLGSHMAVLAEKAATLDEGRKLLEEAIQSGKALEQFKVFIEAQNGDASVVDHPETLPTASNKIDVKATKSGYVASIVADQIGTAAMLLGAGRQTTDSVIDLAVGIELTKKIGDYVEAGEPIAILHANEAGVEEATKKILDSYEITDEKVKEPTLIYDIIQ
- a CDS encoding D-alanyl-D-alanine carboxypeptidase family protein — translated: MKKWILIMLVISTLFPTSAFAEEVMQESRIMLEARTGTVLMEQAADVQRQPASMTKMMTMLLIIEAIENHSLDWEDSVTISENAASMGGSQIFLEAGEQMTVKDLMKGIAIASGNDATVAMAEKLAGSEEAFVTMMNERAKELGAVSTVFKNTNGLPEEGHVSTARDMAIIGQELVKHEEILDFTSTYEDYLRTETDKPFWLVNTNKLIRTYPGVDGLKTGFTREAKYGITVSALRDNMRLITVVMGAESAKERNKQIASMLDTGFDTYTVEPYLEAAEHVSDMYISRGAKQVIAATAQDSLAEVRKKSEEFEEATAVVELDQVSAPIAKGQTIGLMQLKRGEEVIASTPLISNEEVEEASFWQFFTRSFSMLTKGNVETSKQTTSFDE
- the spoIIAA gene encoding anti-sigma F factor antagonist gives rise to the protein MSLYIDVEKKEAVLCVRLVGEVDHHSAKRLQQQVDLAIETSNIHHVLLNVEKVTFMDSSGLGVVLGRYKLLAKRGGKLAVCCVSPQVQRLFELSGLFKIIAVHSNEREALMELGVAS
- the spoIIAB gene encoding anti-sigma F factor — translated: MNRMSISFSAKSENESFARVAVAAFVSQLDPSMNELTEIKTVVSEAVTNAIIHGYEENAESIVYVSCEIDEGNISITVEDEGVGIANIEEARQPLYTSKPELERSGMGLTIMENFMDHVEISSVVGEGTRLMVMKKLSKASAFCQ
- the sigF gene encoding RNA polymerase sporulation sigma factor SigF; amino-acid sequence: MATHLEDKEVKELLVKAQSGDVPARHKIVKHNTRLVWSVVQRFSNRGYEQEDLFQIGCIGLMKSIDKFDLSYDVKFSTYAVPMIIGEIQRFLRDDGAVKVSRSIKELSNQVRKTSEQLMKELGRVPTVKEIASFLELSPEEVVFAQDASRQLASIHETIYENDGEPITILDQMADEPDRYWFDKLALREEMKHLDERSRIIIMLRYYKDQTQSQVAARLGISQVQVSRLEKKILETLKEKLEQTS
- a CDS encoding spore germination protein, giving the protein MLSTDLKVNEEILQDRLGIDKSFDVDKRSLFIHDVGIKLYFVTGLCDISHLIDILDKLMFVDSMERKKRDTKEMMLNRLTHMQVELTDEYDTIIKQVLSGLVVILIDGESEALIIDARRYPGRGPEEPDTERVVRGSRDGFTENIIENTALTRRRIRDENLRNVMVQVGRRSKTDICVAYIEGVADQNSVDIVFKELEQIDIDGLTMADKVVEEYIVKQGMNPFPMVRYTERPDVCATHLLEGHVVCYVDSSPSVMIFPTTFFHHVQHAEEYRQAPAIGTFLRWVRFSGMLFSLLVLPLWLLFVLEPTLLPDHLSFIGPNEMSNVPIFWQILFAELGIELLRMAAIHTPSPLATALGLVAALLIGEVAISVGLFVPEVILYVAISAVGMFATPSYELAFAMKIMRILLITAVAIAGLPGFVIGLTVMMLFISTRKALETPYFWPFIPFYPIACLDIFFRKPVPLKLLRPSIVHPPDRIKQRTSS